The segment GAGAAGTATTTTTCATTTTATAATAATCGGAGGTACCATCAATCGCTTGGATATAGAACACCCTCTGAGGTTCATTATGGGATTTTGTCGTAAGAATGAGTAAAGGGAGGAAAAGTGGTGGAGTTTTCGCGGAGGCCCAGAAGGGTAACTCCAGTCACCCTACAGGTTCCTTCCGTTATCCTTCTGGGCCTGGTAATTCATTCATTAATGCATCTAAAAATTAGTAATAAATGGTCTTGACAAACCCATCCACTTTAATTTAATTCATGGTAAGTGGAGTAAGGTGTATGGATGATTTTTTTAGCAGAGTCAGTAGAAAGGAGATAGAGGGGGGGTACATAGTAGTATTACAGACGCATGGAAGAAATGGGCAGTATAATCCGCATCTTCATATCATAGCAACGAGCGGTGGAATAGATAAAAATACAGGGAAGTGTGAACATTTGGAATATTTGCCGTATCCGATGTTACATAAGAAGTGGCAGTGGTATTTACTGGAGATGATAAGAGAGGAAATGGATACGGAAGAGATAGAGAGGCTAGTCCTTATCCAAGCGTGATTTTTTTACCGAGAGAGGTGAAGTTGGTTGAAATGCCCGAATTTACTGGTTAAAATGGGATTTGCAAAAAAACCAACAACCAGAAAAAGGGGCATTTCAGATGAGCAAAAAATCAGAACAGAAGTATAACAAAATACTCAGCAGAAGGAAACAAAAAATCGAAAGGCGACTGGGGCGGAAGCAGTGGGAAGAGCAAGACCGACCGATGTTCAGAGCGAGGAACATTCATTACGAGATAGCAGAAAGGAACCAGGCAATAAACTGTGGAGGGATAGGAGCAATCCATCAGATGGTGCTAAAATGCGGGTTAGTAAAAGAGATTGACGAGAAACTTGAATTGTTGAAGATGCACATGCCCTACCATGAATCAGATCATGTATTGAACATAGCGTATAATGTTCTTTCAGGGAATATACGATTAGAGGATATAGAGCTGAATCGTCAGGATGAGGGGTATCTGAACGCAGTGGGAGCGCAGAGGATACCAGACCCGACGACAGCCGGAGATTTTACCCGGCGGTTCAGGAGAGAAGATATTCTAAAGCTGATGGAGTGCATCAATACAGGTCGGCTTCGTGTATGGAAAGAAGCGAGAAAGGAGATCCTTGAAGAAGCGCTGGTTGATATAGACGGTACGATAGCGAAGACATATGGTGGATGTAAAGAGGGGATGGACATATCGTACAAAGGGATATGGGGATATGCACCGTTAATCATATCGTTGTGGAATACGAAAGAGGTGTTGTATCTGGTAAATAGACCTGGTAACAAGCCGAGCCATGATGGGTGTGTGGAGTGGGTAGACCGTGCGATAGGATTGGTGAAGCCGTATGCCAGGCGGATATGTGTGAGAGGAGACACGGACTTTTCGCTGACGGAGAATTTTGATCGGTGGTCACGGGAGGTAGACTTTGTTTTTGGGATGGATGCACATAAGGTTCTGGTAAGACATGCAGAGGAGTTACCGGGGAAAGCATGGAGGGTGTTAAGCCGTAAACCGAAATATAGGGTAAAGACCAAGGAGAGAAGCAAGCCGGAAAAGGTAAAAGAGCGGATCGTGAAGGAACGAGAATATAAGGATATTCGTTTGGCGAGTGAGCATGTGTCGGAGTTTGAGTATCGGCCAATGAAGTGTAAACAGAGCTATCGGGTAATTGTGCTGATGAAAAACCTGAGTGTAGAAAAGGGCGAGAAGGTGTTGCTTGATGATATACGATACTTTTTTTACATTACTACCCGGCGGGATATGACGGCAGAGGAATTGGTGGAGTTGGCAAACGGGCGCTGTGATCAGGAGAATGTGGTAGAGCAGTTGAAGAACGGTGTAAATGCGATGAAGATGCCGGTAAGGGATTTGGAGAGCAACTGGGCGTATATGGTCATGGCAGCGCTGGCGTGGAATTTAAAGTCATGGTTTGGGTTGTTGATGCCCAACGCGGTGAGGGGAATGCAGGTACAGAAGATGGAATTTCGACGGTTTCTGAATACCCTGATTTTACTTCCCTGTCAAATCCTGAAAACGGGGAGGAAGATCGTATACCGAATCCTTAGATATAATGACTGGCTGAAGGATTTCTTTGCCACGTGGGAGCGGATCCGTAGGCTGAAGATGTGCATGAGAGAATAACAGATATAGGTGATAAAAGATGCAGGAAATGAAGCGGGAACGGGAGCGGTACCTTATCACTTTGCGATCATCCCCGATTTTATTTTCCGATAAGGGTATTTTTCTTGTGAGTGGAGTCTTGATGCCGATTAAAATGAAAAAAAGTATCGAGAGTAGAAAAAATAATACAAATAATAGTACCCATTACCGATTAAAACAGTGATAAGAGGCGAGGTTTATAAAACCTCGCTTGTTTTAGGTCTAGTAGATAGTTGTTATAGGAGCTATCCGAAAGGATTTGTAGCGAATGTACAAAAGGGAGAAGTACCGGGTCGATATGAGAGTTTAGCGAGATATTTGGCGAAATACGTGGTGAGTCCGCCGATATCGCTAAAGAGAATAGATGAATATGATGGAGAGAGAGTAAGGTATCATTATCGTTCGCATAAGACAGAGCGGGTAGAGCAAGAAGAAGTGGATGTGTATACGTTTATAGGGAGGATGATCCAGCATATACTTCCCAAAGGGTTTAAGAGGATAAGATATTATGGAGTGCAGGCGACAAGGACATTTGAAAAGGTTAAGGGAGTTATTCAAAAAGCCTTGTCCAAGGTCAGCAGAGTAGTGAAGGGTGCGATAAAGATAATAGAGGAGAAGAGGTACAGAGGTAGATACAAGGATGGCACTGGTAAAGACCCATTTATCTGTGAGCATTGTGGTCAAGAGATGGAAGTTTGTACAATATGGCATCCTCGGTATGGAGTGATTTATGACGAGTTGGATGAGATAAGAAGGGGTAAGTATGAGCAAAAGGCGAAAGAAGCCATTGGAGAGGGAGGTAATAGGAGAGCCGTTCGGTCCTCCACCGAAGGAGTACAAATATCGTTGTTCAGTATGTGGAACTGAGCTTTTGGTTAATGAAGCAATCATTGATGCAGGGATAGGGATGGCCAAATTCAATAAGGAGTATTACGAAGGATATATGCCAAAAGTAGGATGTCCAGGGTGTAATAACTATACCATGGAGTGTGTTGAATAAAAGTCCGCCGAAGGCGTTAAGTTCATCGTATAGGAATTTTCATTTTATGTAAGCGGTTTTGCGGGGAGGTGTTGTTATAAGGCTGGTGATGGTAATATGATACGATAGTGTTTGTCCCAGTTCATGATCAGAACACTGTCAGGGTTGAGATTCCTGACAGTGTTAATTTCCATTCGACCCTACGTGTGGCTACAAACAAAGTCGCCGAAGGCTTAATTTAACAGTTAACCATTCACCAATTTCTTGACCCAAATATTCTTCCTGTAAACGTGCTTTGATATCGTTCTCATTAATATTATGAATAATAATGTCTCTTTCTAATTGTTCTAATATGGATAATTTTGTTTTAGTGCTCTGTGTACGTAGCAAAGTAACAAAACCAAATGAAATTAAAGTAAAGTTAAAGGCAAGTGTTACTATTTCTACTCTTATATTTGGTGTTTTGATATAGTTAATAAGGAAATATATATTAACAATTGGAATCTCAAAAATAATCATAATTGTAAATACCCATAATAATAAGTTTAATGCATTCCAAGAAAAGGATAAATTTCTTTGTGGGTAATGTTAAAGGGAAAGGATATCCTTTTGATTTTTGGTAAATACCTAAAGAAATTCCTGTAATGAGAAAGAGAATGCTTGTTACTATAAAAAACCATTTGTTTAAAGCTAATTGATAAATATGATAATTAGATAAAATTACATTAGGGTAAGATATAAAATGTATGGTATAGATTGGGAGCAAAAGAATTAGAAAGAGCGTTATTAAAATATCTATTAAGCCTTTAAAATCCAAAGTAAATGAATTCTTATGAATTCTATAATCAAAAGCTGTTATTGGAGAACTTGAAGAATATGTAAAAATTAAAATACTGAAAAGTATAAGAATATGAATATGTGAGTAACAAATAAAAAAGGCATTTAATGAATTACTGTCATTTTTTATAATATTCAATAGTGGTATTGAATTCCAAGTAAGATAGATTATTCCAACTATTAGTGCCCAAACAGTAAAACCATCGTTTTTGTTACGATTGCTTACTCTATTATGCAACGTACGAACATATTCGAGATATTTATCGTTGTTCATTAAGGAATATCTCCTAAAAATAATATTTTTAAGAAGTGTTTAATTTAAAGTATATTATTTCCATCTTCAAAAGTTACTTTGTCGATAATTGGATTATTTTCTATTTCTTTAAGGTCATAGTTCTGTAAAGACAAAATGTCACTTTTTGCAGTCTTAAGAGGTGTCTTATTTTCTGGAAAATCTCACTATACTATATGGTATTTTGTTTTGAGACCACTATAGCATATTCAAATTTATTTTATATTATTTCATAGTTTATGATAGATTTGGCAAAGGCGGGAATGCGACAATGCTCTATGCATTCTCTGAATAAAACGAGAAAAACGACATGAGTACAAAAAAGATTACGCGGGATAAAGATAGATGAAAGAACGCGAGAATAAAGCTCATGTGGAGCGATATGTTAATAGAACGAGGGGTTTACACCAATACAAAGCTCGGCAGGAGCACTATTGGCTAACCACCGCAAAGGTCACAAAGAAGTTTAAGGATGATGGATTGATGGAATGGTGGAATAATGGAGTAATGGCGCGATGGAATAATGGAATACTAACCCATTAATCCGTCAATCCAATTATCCAGCAATTTTCAGCTTCAAACTTAGATGTTTCAGGAATTGCTCATTGATGACAAGCGGGACGCTTGTCCTACCATGGAAATGTATTCACCGGGGGGGATGTACCATGGTAGGTCAACCGTCCCCGGTTGACAATAATGATTTTACCTTTTTTACCATATATGGTAGTCACAAAAAACAACCTGAATAGTTACGAAAAACTTGTCATGAATATATTATCACGTAAATTTTTGAATCTTATTATCTTACTAACGATCACTGGTACTCTTTTTCTTTCTGGCTGTAAAGATAATAAGGAAAGAACAGAACACCTTGATATGACATATTATTTTTCAGCAGAAAGAGAATTCATTCAATTTATTGAACTTTACGTACCGGAGATCGAACGGATACTTAAGGAATACGGGATGTATCATGAAGATTTTGATATTCTTGAAAACGAAGTTATACAATGGCATATTTACAAACAGCCTGAAAAAGGGAATGGCCGGGATCGGATATTAGCGACGGTGACGATACATGGCGAAAAAAAAATGTACGGTATGCAGCTTCCCGAATATATGTATTTCGTCTTTGTATATAAAAACGGACAGTGGTATAGAGCCCCGGAAAATGAGGTCTCGCTCCCTATAGTATCACGTAAATTCCCTTTAATAGACATAACGTCCCGTATCTATAAAGACCTGCAGGATATCTTTCCAACGGATGGATGATTGCATCTTCCCAAAATTATTTTAGCATTTTTAGCAAAGATACTATTTTTCAAGGACAAGTATTCCGGTTTGTTATTAGTCATTATGGTAATTTGTTACATGCAGGGCCCCCCCCGTTGAGGTGGACGAGAATTCATTTTTTGCGATTTCTTAAGTCACAAACCCTTGTAAATCAATAGAGTAAATTTTACGAATCTGTGTTTTCGGATGGCCTGTTCAGGTTGGTTTTCCAGCAGAAATGCAAGGTTAAAGCCTTACCGTGCCTTTTTCAATCCCGAAGGGATGGCATGATTAGAATATTAATTAGTTTCTGCTGGAACTGGGGTTTTTTTACTAACGGTAGACCCGTCTCCCAATTGACCTGTTCTGTTTAATCCCCATGTCCATACTGTACCATTTGACCTTATAGCAATGTTGTGCTGTCCTCCGCTGGCAATAGCGGTAATGTCATCAATTGCACTTACCTGGACAGGGAAGGCTTTACTTATGGTAGTGCCGTCCCCTAATTGACCATTTTCGTTATTTCCCCATGTCAAAACCTTGCCATCCGATGTGAGAACAATGCTGTGGTCACCTCCGCCGTCAACTGCTATGACATCTTTAAGGTTGTTTACAGAGGATGGGGTACTTCTGTTATCCACCGACTTATCTCCTAACTGACCGAATTGATTAAATCCCCATACCCAAACTGTACCATCATTCTTCAGGACTATGCTGTGATCGCCTCCGCAATGTATACTGCTGATATCTTTAAGCCCGCTTACCTGAACAGGGATATTCCTGTTTGTTACAGATCCATCCCCCAATTGCCCATTCTGGTTAAGTCCCCATGCCCAGATTGTACCATCTGCCTTTTGGGCAAGGTTATGGTATCCTCCTGCTGAAATAGCAATAACATCACTTAGCCTTCTGACTTGTACGGGGGTGTTTTTATCAGTATTGGTTCCGTCACCCAGTTGACCATGGACATTCCGTCCCCAGCTCCAGACTGTTCCGTCTGATTTCAAGGCGAGACTGTGCAGTCCTTTCGCTGAAATTGCGACAATATCTCCGAGGTTATTTACCTGAACGGGCTTATTCCTGCTTATGGTTGTACTATCTCCAAGTTGTCCTGTCCAGTTGCTTCCCCATGCCCATACCGTACCGTCTGACTTTAAGGTAACGCTGTGCCACGCACCTCCACTAATTGCGATTACACTGCTCAGACCTTTTACTTGTACGGGTGTGTTTCTGTTCGTATTTGTTCCGTCTCCAACCTGGCCATGCATATTTTGTCCCCAGGCCAAAACCGTACCATCAGGTTTCAGGACGAGGCTGTGAAACCCTCCGCCTGAGACCTGTAAGAGTATCGATGCGGAAGCAGACATGCTGAAAAACAAGGGTAAAAAACATAAAATTGCAATCCGGGATAAAACAAATAATTTGTTGTACAAATGGTTTAAAAATGTTGTCTTCATAGTCTGCTCAAGCCTCTTTCCTGTTTCTTTAAATTAATTATATAATTTCTACCCCCTATTTTGGGGATGAATGATATTGTTTTTTATCTGGCATATACATCTGGCAAAAGGTATGGAATTATAATATTATAATAGTAAAATACATAAAAGGGAATGAGTATATGGCAAAGATTTTCACTTGTTAAAAATGTCAAAATAATTAATTGAGAAGTTATTAAAGGTATAATTTTAAAAATGTAAGTAATTCAATATGAAGATAACAAAGGATGGTATTCTCTTCATAAAAGATGAAAGTTTTGATCCAAAACGGATTGACGACCCCCATATTCTTGAGGCATATATTCCGGAAGCTCATTATCTGAGGATGTCGGGTGAAGGGCTTCAACTGGTAAACAGGAATGAGTTAAGACATGCTGTTGGAGTCGTTGCCGCAAGGTCTTTGCGGTATATGGGTACAAATGATCAGGGTTTTAATATCTTTCGTTTGCGTAGTATGGCTATATGGTGGCTCAGGCATATCTATAATAGCTTTAACTGGTGGAAGGCATACGTAGTGAATGCGGAAGGAGAACGGGCAGACATGCCCATGCTCTATATCGGAGAAGAATTTGGCACTTCTACAGGGCATACGGAAAACGAGGTTGACATCGTGCTCAGCGCATTTGAAAATGCCAGGTGTTTGGTCAGTCAGAAATATGAAGGAGGGGTAATTTTTGCTGTTGGCTACAGCGAAAGAGGAGGGTTGTTCAATTCTCCCGATATGTATGGGGTGAAGACAATTGTTGGAAATAGATATAAAGGTGCCGGTGTCAGCGTGGTTTATGGAATTACAAAGAATTTACATCTCATGGCGGGGCACATACTGAAAAAGAAAAACAAGGAAATCTCAGGGCAAAATATCCGTAATGAAATTAAGCAAATGAAAGTCGTTGTTCTGGACAGGCCGAGGCATAATAAGCTCATTAAAAGACTTAGAGAGTATGGTGCTCAGTTAATTCTTGTCAATGATGATGATCTTACCCCTACCCTTGCAGTCACACAAGGTGAAATTGATTTGATTATAGGGGTAGGTGGAATTCCTGAGGCAATTTTAAGTGCTATTATCGTTGAAGAATTAGGTGGTGAAATGACCCTGAGGATTTTGCCTTCGGATGTGGCACGTGATGAGAAATTATTGGGAAAAATCAGTAACTGGAATTACTTCAGGAAAAACGAGGTTGATATTTTAAAGAATTTTAAGATCGTAAGGCCAGGAACAGAAAAAGGAAATGAGATACCATGGGATTCAATCTTGTCTTCAAAAGATTTGGCCAGGGGGGAGGATAAGGTTTTTACCGCGAGTATTATTAAAAAAAACTCATGGATAAGATTCCCGGATGGAAGAGTAGTTCCCGGGGTTGAGATGGAACTGGAAACAGGAACAATTACCGTATATGTGGTTCGTATTGAAGGTAAAAACATGGAGATTGTGCCGGTTCTTTACAAAACAGCAATCAATAAATATCCGGTGCAAAACAATTATAAATATTCCTCAGTGGCGTGTAACAGACTAACAGGGGATATTCTCTTCGAGATGGAAGAGGCATATGCAGAATTCGGTATGTTCCAAAAAGCAAAGGAATGTATACGGGCGGTTAAGACAAGTGAATGCATGAATGATGATTTAATCCAAAAATGTAATTTTCTGTACGAATATGTAGAAGGACTGGATGATCTTGCGAATAAACCTGCTCATGACGAAAAAGCCATAATAAGCCATTTTGAAAAAGTGTGCCGCTTGGGCAGGGAAGACGAGGTAGGGATCAGATCCGCACGGATGATAAAAAAATTTTATGAATATCTTGGAGATAAATATTGCCATAATCATCACGATAACAAAGCTATTAGCTGTTATAAAGAGGCCCTGAAATACAGTACACATGAATTAAAACTCTACCGGAAGGTTGATTCCATCTATATGAAAGATATGCTTGAGGAATATTTTCATCTGATCGACAGAATATATGAGGAACATGGATATAGAGAACCCGATAACTGGGAACAACATAAGCTTGGAATTGCATTAGATATTTTTAATGGTAATGAGGGGTATTTAAAATCGCTTTGCAGAGAACCATGGCTTATATTTTTCAGAAGAACAGTGTTGCATGGGGAAAAACCTTCTTATAAATTAGCAATCCTTACCAAATTGCTTTGGTTGCAGGAAAGATTAAGCCGGGCAAATGATGAAGAACTTTCTTTGTTTCTGATTAAAGAGTTTGGAATAAGAAAGGATGAGATAGATAGTATACTTAATTACAGAAAGGAGAAGAAACTTTTTCGCTCGGTGATAGAACTTTATTGCGTACCTGGATTGAGTCTGGAATGTCTGACAAAGTTACTCCTTCCGCAGGTAAAGGTAGAAAGCCAGAATGAATTGGAAGATGCTCATATTCCATTAAGCATCAGTTTTGTCGAAGCAATGGAACGAAGATATGAGAATATGATGGATGAACTCAAAGAAGGATTTATGAAAGAGGCACAGGAACATTCCTATGCCCTGGCGGAAGCATATCATTATGTTGGGCTTGCACTCTATCATATTGGTGATGATGAAGGTGCAAAAGAATATTATAAAAAAGCACTGGTAAGGTTCGGTGAAATAATAGAGAAATTCGAAGGAATAACACTGGTTAATGCTCAATATCGTATCGGGAATTTATATGAGGAATTAGCCCTGCTCTACGAGAGGGAACAGGAGGATTTTTACAACAGGGCAATCGATGCGTATACGTGCATTGTAGATGAGCATCGGTCAAAGGTATTATTTGGTTCTATACGGGAATTAATTTCCGTCAGAATAAAACAGGCAAGGGAGAGGATTGAACATCTTAAAAAAGAACTGAATTCCGTTATGATAAAGGCAAACCCAGGGTAATCAGGAGAAGTAGAGCCTGATCTTTAAGTCAGTGAAAACTTGAAAGGCATCCTTATTACAAAGATAATAGATGTCATTATACGTATCTTTTTAGCTCCCCTGTTAATGCCGGATTTTCATAATGAAAATCTATTGATAGGCGCTCATTGGTATAATAATTTCCTATCTCATTCGTTCAAAATTCAGCATTTAAGTTAG is part of the Candidatus Jettenia sp. AMX2 genome and harbors:
- a CDS encoding transposase encodes the protein MDDFFSRVSRKEIEGGYIVVLQTHGRNGQYNPHLHIIATSGGIDKNTGKCEHLEYLPYPMLHKKWQWYLLEMIREEMDTEEIERLVLIQA
- a CDS encoding IS1380 family transposase gives rise to the protein MSKKSEQKYNKILSRRKQKIERRLGRKQWEEQDRPMFRARNIHYEIAERNQAINCGGIGAIHQMVLKCGLVKEIDEKLELLKMHMPYHESDHVLNIAYNVLSGNIRLEDIELNRQDEGYLNAVGAQRIPDPTTAGDFTRRFRREDILKLMECINTGRLRVWKEARKEILEEALVDIDGTIAKTYGGCKEGMDISYKGIWGYAPLIISLWNTKEVLYLVNRPGNKPSHDGCVEWVDRAIGLVKPYARRICVRGDTDFSLTENFDRWSREVDFVFGMDAHKVLVRHAEELPGKAWRVLSRKPKYRVKTKERSKPEKVKERIVKEREYKDIRLASEHVSEFEYRPMKCKQSYRVIVLMKNLSVEKGEKVLLDDIRYFFYITTRRDMTAEELVELANGRCDQENVVEQLKNGVNAMKMPVRDLESNWAYMVMAALAWNLKSWFGLLMPNAVRGMQVQKMEFRRFLNTLILLPCQILKTGRKIVYRILRYNDWLKDFFATWERIRRLKMCMRE
- a CDS encoding transposase — protein: MIRGEVYKTSLVLGLVDSCYRSYPKGFVANVQKGEVPGRYESLARYLAKYVVSPPISLKRIDEYDGERVRYHYRSHKTERVEQEEVDVYTFIGRMIQHILPKGFKRIRYYGVQATRTFEKVKGVIQKALSKVSRVVKGAIKIIEEKRYRGRYKDGTGKDPFICEHCGQEMEVCTIWHPRYGVIYDELDEIRRGKYEQKAKEAIGEGGNRRAVRSSTEGVQISLFSMWN
- a CDS encoding RCC1 repeat- and reductase domain-containing protein, which encodes MKTTFLNHLYNKLFVLSRIAILCFLPLFFSMSASASILLQVSGGGFHSLVLKPDGTVLAWGQNMHGQVGDGTNTNRNTPVQVKGLSSVIAISGGAWHSVTLKSDGTVWAWGSNWTGQLGDSTTISRNKPVQVNNLGDIVAISAKGLHSLALKSDGTVWSWGRNVHGQLGDGTNTDKNTPVQVRRLSDVIAISAGGYHNLAQKADGTIWAWGLNQNGQLGDGSVTNRNIPVQVSGLKDISSIHCGGDHSIVLKNDGTVWVWGFNQFGQLGDKSVDNRSTPSSVNNLKDVIAVDGGGDHSIVLTSDGKVLTWGNNENGQLGDGTTISKAFPVQVSAIDDITAIASGGQHNIAIRSNGTVWTWGLNRTGQLGDGSTVSKKTPVPAETN
- a CDS encoding fructose-bisphosphatase class II, whose translation is MKITKDGILFIKDESFDPKRIDDPHILEAYIPEAHYLRMSGEGLQLVNRNELRHAVGVVAARSLRYMGTNDQGFNIFRLRSMAIWWLRHIYNSFNWWKAYVVNAEGERADMPMLYIGEEFGTSTGHTENEVDIVLSAFENARCLVSQKYEGGVIFAVGYSERGGLFNSPDMYGVKTIVGNRYKGAGVSVVYGITKNLHLMAGHILKKKNKEISGQNIRNEIKQMKVVVLDRPRHNKLIKRLREYGAQLILVNDDDLTPTLAVTQGEIDLIIGVGGIPEAILSAIIVEELGGEMTLRILPSDVARDEKLLGKISNWNYFRKNEVDILKNFKIVRPGTEKGNEIPWDSILSSKDLARGEDKVFTASIIKKNSWIRFPDGRVVPGVEMELETGTITVYVVRIEGKNMEIVPVLYKTAINKYPVQNNYKYSSVACNRLTGDILFEMEEAYAEFGMFQKAKECIRAVKTSECMNDDLIQKCNFLYEYVEGLDDLANKPAHDEKAIISHFEKVCRLGREDEVGIRSARMIKKFYEYLGDKYCHNHHDNKAISCYKEALKYSTHELKLYRKVDSIYMKDMLEEYFHLIDRIYEEHGYREPDNWEQHKLGIALDIFNGNEGYLKSLCREPWLIFFRRTVLHGEKPSYKLAILTKLLWLQERLSRANDEELSLFLIKEFGIRKDEIDSILNYRKEKKLFRSVIELYCVPGLSLECLTKLLLPQVKVESQNELEDAHIPLSISFVEAMERRYENMMDELKEGFMKEAQEHSYALAEAYHYVGLALYHIGDDEGAKEYYKKALVRFGEIIEKFEGITLVNAQYRIGNLYEELALLYEREQEDFYNRAIDAYTCIVDEHRSKVLFGSIRELISVRIKQARERIEHLKKELNSVMIKANPG